From Manduca sexta isolate Smith_Timp_Sample1 unplaced genomic scaffold, JHU_Msex_v1.0 HiC_scaffold_133, whole genome shotgun sequence, a single genomic window includes:
- the LOC119191305 gene encoding tetra-peptide repeat homeobox protein 1-like translates to MKAFIAILFVTASVLAEPSKVVQKRSGLVGHYGAPLYGHGIGVASGLAVHGAAIAGPAIGHAVAAPAIAGPAIGHAIAAGPAVAHFAGPALAAGHALAAGPGIAGPLSAGILAAEAAGGAVIGANVHTTVTKHVGFPVPAPYPVAVDRPVPYPVRVNVPVPVDRPYAVPVPRPYPVAVERHVAVPVDRPVPVPVPHAVPYPVIKQVGVPVPAPYPVAVPKPVAVPVAAPVAVPVVKSVVGVGAALAGPIGHGLHSHGGLHSLHSKYGW, encoded by the exons ATCGCAATCCTCTTCGTGACTGCCTCAGTTCTTGCTGAACCGAGCAAAGTAGTCCAGAAGCGCAGCGGCTTAGTCGGCCATTACGGCGCGCCTCTCTATGGCCACGGCATCGGAGTGGCCTCAGGGCTCGCAGTCCACGGCGCTGCCATCGCCGGCCCTGCTATCGGACACGCAGTCGCTGCTCCAGCTATCGCCGGTCCTGCTATTGGCCATGCTATTGCAGCAGGTCCAGCTGTAGCGCATTTCGCAGGTCCAGCTCTGGCAGCAGGTCACGCATTAGCCGCCGGTCCAGGTATCGCTGGTCCGCTTAGCGCTGGAATATTGGCCGCGGAAGCAGCTGGCGGCGCTGTGATCGGCGCTAATGTCCACACGACAGTCACCAAGCATGTTGGTTTCCCTGTGCCCGCGCCTTACCCGGTTGCTGTGGACAGGCCCGTCCCCTACCCCGTTAGA GTGAACGTGCCAGTGCCAGTAGATCGCCCTTACGCTGTGCCAGTACCCCGCCCGTACCCCGTCGCGGTGGAGAGGCACGTCGCAGTACCCGTCGACAGGCCTGTACCAGTTCCCGTACCTCACGCTGTGCCTTATCCCGTCATTAAGCAG GTCGGCGTCCCAGTTCCCGCCCCGTACCCAGTCGCAGTCCCCAAACCCGTGGCGGTACCAGTAGCAGCTCCCGTCGCAGTTCCAGTGGTCAAGTCAGTGGTCGGAGTCGGCGCCGCCCTCGCAGGACCCATCGGCCACGGACTTCACTCGCACGGTGGTCTCCACTCTCTGCATTCCAAATACGGGTGGTAA